Genomic segment of Oceanimonas sp. GK1:
CTGGTGGCAAGGTGAAGCAGGCAAATGCGACAAGAATGACTGATATGCGGAGGAAACAAATGTTGAGAATCACCCAAAACCTGGGCCAGACCGATGCACCGGCCGACGATACCCTGACCCTGCCCTTTGAGCTGCGTCGAAAGGGGCGGCTGCGTGCCATCAGTGATGGCGGTACCGAGCTTGGGCTGTTTCTGGAGCGGGGCCGGGTGCTGATGGATGGAGACAAGCTGGTGAGCGAGGTCGGCCGGGTATTTGAGGTGCGCGCCGGGGCCGAGCCGGTGATCACCGCCCATGCCCCCGACTGGCCCACTTTTACCCGCGCCTGTTATCACCTGGGCAACCGCCACGTCACCCTGGAGATTGGCGAATGCTGGCTGCGCTTTGCTTACGATCATGTGCTGGAGCACCTGGCCGAACACCTGGGGCTCAGGCTGGAACGGGACCATGTGCCGTTTCATCCCGAGTCCGGGGCCTACCATGGCCTGGGTGGTCATCATCACCATGACCACTGACAACGAACTGCTCGGGCTGCTGCACCTGGCCAGCCCGTCCTTGCCCATTGGTGGCTTTGCCTGGTCCGCCGGACTGGAGTCGGCCATTGAACTGGGCTGGGTGAACGATGAAACCCGGCTGCAGGCCTGGCTCGCCGTTGCCTTGCAGAGCCTGGCCCACCTCGATCTGCCGGTACTGTTGCGTCTGTACGAGGCCCTGGCGGCGGAGCAGGAGCAGACGATGGTCTACTGGAACGACTTTCTTCGTGCCAGCCGGGAAACCCGCGAGCTGCTGTTTGAAGACAAACAGCAGGCCCTGGCCCTGGTGCGGCTGCTGAAAGGGCAGGGGGTGGAGGTGGCCATGCTGCCCGCGCCTCCGGCGCTGATGAGCGCCTGGGCGCTGGCGGCACGAAGCTGGGACCTGAGTGCCCGCACCGCCGCCCTGGGGTTTGCCTGGAGCTGGCTGGAAAACCAGCTGGCGGTGGCCGCCAAGACTCTGCCTTTGGGGCAGACCTCGGTGCAGCGGCTGCTGCTGGCGCTGAAGCCCGGGCTCATTCACGCGCTGAACGTGGCCGAGAGGCTTGACGATAACCAATTGGGGTTGGGCCTGCCCGGTCAGGTGCAGGCCAGTGCCCTGCATGAAACCCAATATTCCCGTTTATTCCGGAGTTGAAACCATGAGTACACACTGTTTGCGCGTTGGCGTGGGAGGGCCGGTGGGCTCGGGCAAGACGGCACTGCTGCGCCAGCTGTGCGCGGCCCTGCGCCGTCACTACAGCCTGGCGGTGGTCACCAACGACATTTACACCAGGGAAGACGCCGAATTTCTGCTGCGCCATCAAGCCCTGGAAGAAGACCGTATTCTCGGCGTGGAAACCGGCGGCTGCCCGCACACCGCCATTCGGGAAGACGCCTCCATGAACCTGGCGGCCATCGACACCCTGCAACAGCGCCATCCCGGCCTGGAGCTGGTGCTGGTGGAAAGCGGCGGCGACAACCTCTCCGCCACCTTCAGCCCGGAGCTGTCGGATCTTACCCTGTATGTCATCGACGTCTGTGCCGGTGACAAAATCCCCCGCAAGGGCGGCCCCGGTATCACCAAGTCGGATTTGCTGATCATCAACAAGACCGATCTGGCGCCCATGGTGAATGCCTCGCTGGAGGTGATGGACAGAGACGCCAGGCGCATGCGCGGCGCGCGGCCCTTTGTGTTTACCAACCTGATACGCGGCGACGGCCTGTTTGAAATCATTCGCTTTATTCAGCAAGCGGGCATGTTGCGACCGCTGCCCGACGATTTTGCCATTAACGGAGAGCCTGCATGAACAAAACCCTCGTTACTCTGGCGGCGCTGTTGCCCGCCGCCGCTTTTGCCCACCCCGGTCACGGTGAGGGCAGCCTTGCCGCCGGCCTGCTGCACCCCGTCATGGGCTGGGATCACCTGCTGGCCATGGTGGCGGTGGGCATGCTGGCCATGGCCGACAAGGAACAACAGGGCTGGCGCCTGCCGTTGGCCTTTGTGGCAGCCATGGTGGCGGGCGCCACCCTGGGCATGGCGGGCCTGGGCCTGCCGGCGGTGGAGCCGGTGATCTTGGCTTCCATGGTGGTGCTGGGCGGCCTGCTCGCCACCAACCTGGCCGGTGCGGGCCGCGGCCTGATGCTGCTGTGCATCCTGTTTGGTTTGTTTCATGGCAATGCCCATGGCCTGGAAGCCCCGGCGTCCGGCTCGGCCATGACCTTTATGGCGGGCTTTGTACTGGCCACCGGTCTGCTCCATGGCGCCGGCTGGCTCGCCGCCCGCCATCTGCACGATGCCCTGTTGCGGGTATTTGGTTTTGCCGTGGCCGGCGTTGGCCTGCTGGCAGCGATATAATCACCTCCTCCCCCTTAAACAAGGGGGAGGCCGGGAGGGGGTTAACACAACCCCACCCCAGCCCTCCCCTTGGAAAGGGGAGGGGGTCACTCTAAAATGCGGCCTTCCTGGTCAGGCAGGCCGCCACCGCGTTGCCAAAAGTTCCGATTGGGTCGATAATTTCGTTTTAATCCCCCCTTGCAAGGTTATTCCCATGCTTGAACAGTATTTCCGGCTCAAAGAGCTCAATACCAATGTCCGCCAGGAAGTGGTGGCGGGCATCACCACCTTTCTCACCATGGCCTACATCATCTTCGTGAACCCGGCCATTCTGTCGGAAGCGGGCATGGACTACGGCGCCGTGTTTGTGGCCACCTGCCTGGCGGCGGCAGTGGGGTGTTTTATCATGGGGCTGGCGGCCAACTACCCCATTGCCCTGGCGCCGGGCATGGGCCTCAATGCCTTTTTCACCTACACGGTGGTGCTGACCGAGGGCTACAGCTGGCAAAGCGCCCTGGGGGCGGTGTTCTTCTCCGGCTGTATTTTCGTGCTGCTCAGCCTGTTCAAGGTGCGGGAGTGGATCATCAACGCCATTCCCAAACCGCTGAAGCTCGGCATTGCCGCCGGTATCGGCCTGTTTCTGGCGCTGGTGGGGCTGAAAAGCGCCGGCATTATCGTGGACAACCCGGCCACCCTGGTGGGCCTGGGAGATGTCACCGGCTTGCAGGCCGGGCTGGCGGTGCTGGGCTTTTTCCTGATCATCGGCATGGCCGCCCGGGGCATGCGCGGTGCCGTGATGATTGGCATTCTGGTGATCACCGGCCTGGGGCTGGCCTTTGGTGATGTGGAATACCAGGGCATCGTCTCGGCGCCGCCCTCTATCATGCCCACCTTTTTGCAGCTGGATATTGCCGGCGCCTTTAACGTGGGCATGCTGTCGGTGATCTTCGCCTTTCTGTTTGTGGACCTGTTCGATACTTCAGGCACCCTGATCGCCGTGGCCCAGCGGGCCAAACTGCTGGACGAGCAAGGCCGGCTGCCGCGCCTGGGCCGCGCCCTGCTGGCCGACAGTACCGCCTCCATTGCCGGCTCCCTGCTGGGTACGTCCACCACCACCTCCTACGTGGAAAGCACCGCCGGCGTGGCGGTGGGCGGGCGCAGCGGCCTGACCGCCGTGGTGACCGGCCTGCTGTTTATTGCCGCTATCCTGTTTTCGCCCCTGGCGGGCATGGTGCCGGCCTATGCCACCGCCGGTGCCCTGGTGTATGTGGCGGTGCTGATGCTGGCCCAACTCGCTCACCTGCACTGGGACGACATTACCGAGGCCGTGCCCGCCGTGGTGGTGCTGGTGATGATGCCCTTCACCTTTTCCATCGCCAACGGCATCGCCTTTGGCTTTATCAGTTTTGTGGCGGTCAAGGTGTTGTCCGGCCGCGCCGCCGAGGTAAGCCCGGTGGTCTGGGCCCTGGCGGTGCTGTTTGCGCTGAAATTTGCCTTTGGGGTGTGATTCTGGAGCGCGGGCAGCTTGCCCGCTTTTTGGCGCGAAGCGGACAATGAATACCAATTACATTAAGCAAGTGATCTGTTTTCGGCCCTGTTGTAGCTGCCACTTTAGTCGGCAGAGCCTGTGCAACAGGCCTTGAAGACACAGTAGTCTTCAGGCTAGCGCCAGCTAAAGCGGCGCCTACGGCTCAGATACACAATGAATCAATGTTTATTCCGATTGGTATAAATACAAAAAAGCCCCGAAACCGGGGCTTTTGCTGTTATTTGGCGTTAAACGCTTAGAAGTCTGCGTTGCGCGGGGTGCGCGGGAAGGGGATCACGTCGCGCACGTTGCCCATGCCGGTCACGTAGGCCACCAGGCGCTCAAAGCCCAGACCAAAGCCGGCGTGGGGCACGGTGCCGTAGCGGCGCAGGTCCCGGTACCAGCCGTAGTCATCCTTGTTCAGGCCCATTTCTTCCAGGCGGGCGTCCAGCACTTCCAGCACTTCTTCCCGCTGGGAGCCACCGATGATCTCGCCAATGCCCGGGGCCAGCACGTCCATCGCCGCCACGGTTTTGCCGTCGGCGTTCAGCTTCATGTAGAAGGCCTTGATGTCTTTCGGGTAGTTCTTCACCACCACCGGCGCCTTGAAGTGCTCTTCCGCCAGGTAACGCTCGTGCTCGGACGACAGGTCCACGCCCCATTCCACCGGGAACTCGAACTGTTTGCCGGACTGCTTCAGGATCTCCACCGCATCGGTGTAGTCCACCTGGGCGAAGTCTTTTTCCACAAAGCTCTGCAGCCGGGTAATGGCGTTTTTGTCCACCCGCTCGGCAAAGAAGGTCATGTCGTCCATGCGCTCGGCCAGCACCGCCTTGAACACGTATTTCAGCATGTCTTCGGCGAGGCGGGCGGCGTCGTCCAGATCCGCAAAGGCCAGCTCCGGCTCCACCATCCAGAATTCCGCCAGGTGGCGGCTGGTGTTGGAGTTTTCGGCGCGGAAAGTGGGGCCAAAGGTATACACCTTGCTCAGGGCGCAGGCATAGGTTTCGGCGTTCAGCTGGCCGGACACGGTCAGAAACGCCTCCTTGCCAAAGAAGTCTTCACCAAAGTCGATGTCGCCCTTGTCGGTGCGCGGCAGGTTGTGCAGATCCAGGGTGGACACCCGGAACATTTCGCCGGCGCCTTCACAGTCGGAGGCGGTCACGATGGGCGTGGCCACCCACATGTAGCCGTTTTCATGAAAGAAGCGGTGCAGCGCCTGAGACAGGCAGTTACGCACCCGGGCCACAGCGCCGATCAGGTTGGTGCGCGGGCGCAGGTGGGCGTATTCCCGCAGATATTCAATGGAGTGGCGTTTGGCGGCCATGGGGTAGGTGTCGGGATCGTCCACCCAACCCACTACCTTTACCTCGGTGGCCTGCAGCTCAAAGTCCTGGCCCTGGCCCTGGGACTCCACCACGGTGCCGGTCACTTCCACCGAACAGCCGGTGGTTAAACGCACCACTTCAGACTGATAATTCGCCACGTTTTCGGGCACCACGGCCTGCACCGGATTGAAGCAGCTGCCGTCGTGAATGGCCAAAAACGAAATTCCCGCCTTGGAGTCACGGCGAGTGCGAATCCACCCCTTTACGGTAAGGGGGGTGCCAACGGCATATTTGCCCGCCAGCACATCAGTTACGGATGCGTGGGTCATGTAAATCGCTCTCCAGCTTTAAACTAAACCGGCCCCGGGCCGATACACTATACATAAGGAAGCTAATGTTACCCGTGTGGGGTCAGGACTCAAGCAAAAGATGGGAGGGGCCATGGCGAAGCAACGCAAAGACCGGCTCGGCGCCCTGTTGGCGGCACTCACCGGCGGTGGCTGGACGCTCTACTTCCTGCTGCTTATCCTGTTTCACTACGGCCGGCCCGAGCAGGAATACGGCTATTTGCGCTATCTCGAGGTGGAAGTGCGCACCGGCTGGCTGACCCTGCCGACACTGTGGTTTCACTTAGGCATTTGGGGCGCGCTGGGGCTGGCGGTGACCACCTTTACCCTGGTGCACCTCAAGGGCCGGCGCCACAGCCAGTATCTCAAGGTCTATCTGGTGATGTTGGCCGCCGCCGCCACTTTCACCCTGCTGCTGTTCTACTTTTACCCTGCCTAGAAAACAAAGTTGGCCATACTTGTTGTAATGACCCAGGGAGGGGACGTTATGGCAAGAATACTGTTTAGTCTGTTGTTAACCGCGACCTTGCTGCTGAGTGCTCAGGCCTCGGCCCGGCTCTTGTGGCACACCGAGGGCGCACTTAATGAAGCCGGGCAACAGCTTCAGCACCTGTTATTGTTCGATGAGCGCACCCTGGCGGCCATGAGCCCGGCCGAGCGGGATGACTGGCTTACTCAGGAGTGGCGCGCCGTGCTGAAAGCGCGGGAGCGCTTTGCCCAATATACCCTGCCGGCCCACTGGCGCACCGAGGGCTTTGAGCAGGCCATTCGGCAACAACACCTCACCGCCTACATGGCCGACCAGGCTCCCGATTACCACGGCTACCGCGAGCTGCAGCGTCATTACCATCGTTTGGCGAACGTAACGGATTACACTCCGTTACCCCCCGGCCCCGAGGTGCGCCCCGGCGAGCGGGACGGGGCCATCCCGGCATTGCGCCAACGGCTGGCCGAGCTGGGCCGGCACGTGCCGGCACCCGTGGGCCGCGCCGATGTGCTGGACCCGCCCTTAAGCGAAACCCTGGCCGCCCTGCAACGGGCCGGCGGCCTGGAGGTGACCGGCGGGCTGAACCAGGCGACCCGGGCCCTGATAAACCGCTCACCCGCCGAGCTGCGCGCCGAGATAAAAACCAACCTGCGCCGCTGGCTCAGGCTGCCGCCCGCCACCCGTGACTATGTGCTGATCAACATTCCTTCCTACCGGCTGACCCTGGTGCGGGAAGGCCGCCCCCAGTTGGCGATGAAGGTCATCGTAGGGCGGCCCGACTGGCCCACGCCGGAGCTGGCTACCCATATCGATGCCCTCAAGGTGAACCCCGACTGGACCCCCACCGCCAACATAGTGCGGGAAGACCTGCTGCCGGCCCAGCAGCGGGATGCCGGTTACCTCGACCGCAACGGCTTTGCCGCTTGGCTGCCCGGAGAAAATACGCCTGTGCTGCCGTCCAGCATCGACTGGCACCGTCCGCCCCCCGGCTTGCGCCTGGTGCAGCAGCCCGGCCCGGCCAATGCCCTGGGACGGCTCAAGTTCGAGATGCAAAACCGCCACAGTGTGTATTTGCACGACACCCCCGATAAATCCCTGTTCGGCCGCGACCGGCGGGCGCTCAGCCACGGCTGCGTGCGCCTGGCCGAGCCTGATGCCCTGGCCAGTGGCCTGGGCTGGCAAGTGCCCGAGCACGAGCGCACCCAGGTGCTGCCGCCCCCCGAGCGGCTGCCGGTGTATATGGTGTATTTCACCGCCTGGAGCGAGGGCGGCAGCCTGGTGTTTGCCGGGGATGTATACGGCAAAAACCGCACCGCCAACGAGGCGGGATAAGTGCCAAAAGGAACCCAAGCAGGGAACCAAACGAAAAACATGAACAATAGGACGGAAACGGGCGGCGAACATTCGGAAACTTGCACTAATAAAACGCCTTGCTCCTGAAGTAACTGCGCTATAACTAATAACAAGCACAACGCTTAAGGCCCGGTACTTAAGAGACTAATAAGTACCGGAACATATAATCAAGCGAAAGGGAGGCCGCGAGACTATATGGGGAATACAGGCACAGATAGTGCCACACTTTAAATTAATGTTTAAAGTGAAATGGTTAAAAAAGACGAAAAAAGACGTTTAGTGTGAAATGCGTTAATTGAAAGGGTAAGTATTGACCAGGAAGGTTTTCTGTAATGCAGGGACCTGAAAACACAATCAAGGAAAGAGGGTTTTCTTATGTTTATTGCCAAAGAATTGCTGCGTCTGGTAAATGATGAAGAAGGTCTGACCGTAGTGGAATATGCGATTGCGGGTGGACTGGTGGCTGCGGGTGTTGTGACTGCATTTGTTGGGTTAGGAGGTAACGTTGCTAACGTAATGACTGACCTTTGTACTGATTTGGGAACTGCGGCAGCAAGTACTGCAGGTGGTACTGAGACTTGTGTTTAATTAAGTTTAACTGAGCGAGAGTTATGCTCTCGCTCAGTTTTTGGTGATGCTATGGAACAGCTACCATTATTGCTATTTCTGATGGCGGTGTGCTGGACGGATCTGACCCGCCACAAGATTCCCAACTGGCTGACGTTGAGTTTTATTCCGCTGGCGCTGGCCTTTCATGCCCTTATTGGTGAAGGTCCGGCCTTTGCCTTATCCGGGCTGGTGTATTCCTTTATTATCCTGTTTCCGTTTTTTGTGCTGCGTATCTTTGCCGGCGGCGATGTGAAGCTCGGCATGGCCATTGCCACCTTTACCGGCTGGCAGGTGTTTCTGGAAGGGTTGCTCTATGGCCTGATCATTGGCCTGCCGCTAGTGCTGGTACTGGCCTGGCGAAAAGTCGGCTGGCAGGGGGTTAAAGCCACCTTCAGCCGCTACGGCATTATATTGGGCACCCGTCGCTATCTGGCACCGGTAGACAATGAAATGGCCGGACTAAAAGTGCCTTACGGCCCGGCCCTGGCCCTGGGTGCGGCCCTGGCGGTTATTCTGAATAAATACCAGATTTACACCCTGGTATCTTAGCTATCAGCTATCAGCTATCAGGTTTTTAACTTACAGCTGACAGCTTAAAGCTTACAGCTCAAAAGCGTGCCGCTTTTGCAAGGAGGTCACACGGATGTACCTGCCCAAACCTAAAACCCTGGCCGATACTGGTCTTTCCAAGGAATTGCTGTTTCGCCTCTGCCTGCGTCATTTGCAGGAAGAGGCGTCGCTGTCGCTCCCTCTGCTTGCCGAGCGGCTGTGCCTGCGCGGCAGCATTGTCGAGCCCCTGTTGCAGGAGCTGAAAACCCTGCAACTGGTGGAGGTGCGCGCCTCGGGCCGCATGGACGAGCCCATTCGCTTTGCTCTCACCCAAAAAGGGCAATACGAGGCCCAGGTGCTGAACGAGCGGGACGGCTACATCGGTCCGGCGCCCATACTGCTGGCCGATTACAACCGTCTGGTACTGGCCCAGTCATTGGGCGAGCGCAGCATTCGCCGGGAGCGGCTGGAAGCCGCCCTCAGTGATATGGTCATCAGTGATGAGCTGGTTAACGTGCTGGGCCCGGCCCTCAACTCCCGCCGGCCCCTGCTGATTTACGGCCACGCCGGTACCGGCAAAAGCTTTTTGTGCCACCGTTTTAACAAAGTGTTCGACGAGCATATTTATGTGCCTCACGCCATCGCCATTCAGAACACCATTATTCCGGTGTTCGACCCGCTTTATCACTGGCGGACGGAGCAGAACGAAGCGGAGCAGGACGCCCGCTATATTGCCTGCCGGCGTCCGCTGGTGATGGTGGGGGGCGAGCTTAAACTCGATATGCTGGAGGTGCATTTCGACCGCCAGTCCCGCCAGTACAGTGCGCCCCTGCAAATGAAAGCCAATAACGGCGTGTTTTTAATTGATGACCTGGGTCGCCAGGGTTTTTCTGCCGACGAACTCTTTAACCGCTGGATTGTGCCCATGGAAGAGCGGCGGGATTTTCTTTCCCTGCCCAATGGCCTGCATTTTGATATTCCCTTTGAACAGATACTGGTGTTTTCCACCAACCTGGATCCGGAGTCCATTGCCGACGAGGCCTTTTTGCGCCGCCTGGGTTACAAACTGCAATTACAGGCCATGCCGGAAGACTTGTACCGGAAAATCTGGAACATGAACCTGGAGAAATATCGGCTGTCCGCCACCGACGAAGTATTTCGTGTAATGGTGGACAAACTGCACCAGGGCAGCAATAAACCCCTGATTGCCTGTTATCCGCGGGATATTCTGGGCATTGCCCGGGACATTATGCATTTCAACGGTCAGGCCAATCAGCCGTTGAATGAAGAGATTTTAACCAAGGCCTGGCACATGTACTGCGTGCACTGACTATACTCCCACCGTGGAGCAACGTATAAACCAAGGATCCGGTTATGAAAACACGTACTCTGTTATTGTTCGTTCTCTCCGTGGGCTTTGGCGTGGCGGCGGCCATCATGGCCAACAACTGGCTCAACCAGCAAAGCGAGGCCGCCAAGGCCAAAGCCGAAGGCGATACCACCCAGGTGGTGGTGGCGGCGGTCGATCTGGTGCCCGGCGCCCCCATTGAACCCATTCACGTGCAACTGAAAGACATCGACACCCGCCTGGTGCCGCCCGGCGCCCTCACCACCATGGAAGAAGCCCAGAACATGGTGGCCAAAAACAACCTCTACCGGGGTGATGTGCTGCGCCGGGAGCGGCTGGCGCCGGTGGGCGAGGGCAGTACCCTTTCCGTGCTGCTGGAGCCGGGCATGAGGGCGGTAACCGTGCGGGTGAACGACGTGATTGGCGTGGCCGGTTTTCTGCTGCCGGGCAACCGGGTCGATATTCTGTTTACCGAAGGCAGCATGACCCGCACCGTGCTGAAAAACCTCAAGGTGCTGGCGGTGGATCAAACCCAGCATACCGATGAAAACCGCCCCAAGCTGGTGCGCGCCGTTACCCTGGAAGTGAACCCCGAGCAGGCCGAGCGGCTGGTGAACGCCAGCTCCAATGGCCGCATTCAGCTGGCCCTGCGCAACCCCAACGACGAACAGGACCTGCAACTCGACACCGTGGCCGCCGTGGCCAGCGAGCCCCAGGCCACAGCCGAGCCCGAGCCGGCCCCCCAGGCGGTGCGGCCCCGGGCTTCCACCATCGATCTCATCAAGGGCACCAGCCAGCAACAGGTGCCGGTAAAAAGCTGATAACCAGAACAATTAATTAAAACAACGAATTAAAACAACGAACGATAACAATTCAACGATTAGTGCACATGGAGGTGGCTATGAAAGCCCTGTTGGCAAGCATATTGGGGGCAACCCTGCTGGCGGCAACCGGCCCGGTAATGGCCGGCGGCAGCCTGAACGAGGCGGGCAATGAAATGCAGTTGCCCATTCACAAGTCCCGCTCGCTGATGCTCGACCGGCCCGCCAGCCGGGTGTCGGTGGGCAACCCGGCCATTGCCGATGTGCTGGTGCTGCAGGACCGGGAGCTGTATCTGGTGGGCAAGTCGCTGGGCCATACCAACCTGATGGTGTGGGACATGAACGACAACCTGATGCAGGTGTACGACATTGAAGTCAGCCACGATCTGCAGGGGCTGAAAGAGCGCCTGTACCGCTTTCTGCCCAATGAACCCATTCAGGTGCATACCTCCCAGGGGCAGCTGGTGGTCAGCGGCGAGGTGTCCAACCTTGACCGGCTCAATGCCGCCTACGAGCTGGCCCGGGGTTATGTGGTGGCCGCTGAGGGGGGCACCGCCCGCTCCGAGGTGATGAACATGATGAGTGTGGGCGGCGGCCAGCAGGTGATGCTGGAAGTGACCGTGGCCGAAGTGGCCCGGGACACTTCCCGCAGTTGGGAGTCGGCCTTTGAGCTGGTGGAGCGCTCCGGCAACTGGGGCTTTTCACTGCTGCGCGACAGCGTAAGCCAGTTGCAGAATTTTGGTACCAACACCGTGATTGGTGGCTTTGCCAGTGCCGACACCGTGTTCAACGTGGCGCTGGATCTGGCCAAAACCCGCGGCCTGGCCCGAGTGCTGGCCGAGCCGCGCATTACCGCCATCAGCGGCCAGTCCGCCGAATTTCTGTCCGGTGGTGAATATCCGGTGCCGGTGCCCACCGAAGACGGGATAGCGGTGGAATTCAAGGAATTCGGGGTGGGCCTCAAGTTCACCCCCGTGGTGCTGGGCAGCGGCAAAATCAACCTTAACCTGAACGTAACCGTCAGCGAGCCGGTGGTGGCCAACTCCGCCAACGTGCCGCTGTTCGGTGACATTACCGCCCTCAGCAAGCGCAGCGCCGGCACCACCGTGGAGCTGGGCGACGGCCAGACCATCAGCATTGCCGGCCTGCTCAGTGAAAATACTCGGGAGTCGGTCAGCCAGCTGCCCTTTGCCGGCGACATTCCCGTGCTGGGCAACCTCTTTACCAGCCGCAGCTTTGCCAAGGGCGAATCCGAGCTGGTGATCATGGTCACCCCCCGTCTGGTACGCCCCTTCAACAAGCAGCAGGTCACCCTGCCCACCGACGGCTTTATTGAACCCAATGATCTGGAGTTTTACCTGCTGGGCCGCATGTCCCACCGGGATCGCGTGAGCGACGGGGCGCCCGCTACCGAGCAAAGTGGCAACACCGGCGTTAACCCGGCCATGCATGAAGGCGGCATGGAGCAGACCTATGGTCAGTCGCTGTAGCGGCCCAGGCAGAACAAGGAGAACCACCATGAAACAGTTATTGCTGACCCTGCTGACCGCCGCCGTGTTGACCGGCTGCGCCAGTGAACGTTACTACGGTTTTGATATGGGCCAGGACACCAAAGACCTCGACACCCTGCAGGTGCTCGACCCCGGTGCCGCCGCCCGCAACGACGGCAAGCTGGCCGCCCTTACCCTGAACGGGGAATACGGCGTGTCGCTGCACGACAAGTACGTTTCAGGCGCTGAGGCCCCGGCCGAAGGCAAAACCCAGGTTACCCTGAACTTTGGTGATTAAGGAGTAACGTCATGAACGTGCTACCACACCACAACAAACAGAAAGGCGCCGTACTGGTTCTGGTGACGGTGGCGCTGTTCGTATTGCTCGGCTTTACCGCCCTGGCCCTGGACGGCGGGTATTTGTTACTAAATAAAACCCGGGTTCAGGATGCGGTGGATTCGGCGGCGTTGAGCGGAGGAAAAACACT
This window contains:
- the ureE gene encoding urease accessory protein UreE; its protein translation is MLRITQNLGQTDAPADDTLTLPFELRRKGRLRAISDGGTELGLFLERGRVLMDGDKLVSEVGRVFEVRAGAEPVITAHAPDWPTFTRACYHLGNRHVTLEIGECWLRFAYDHVLEHLAEHLGLRLERDHVPFHPESGAYHGLGGHHHHDH
- a CDS encoding urease accessory protein UreF — encoded protein: MAWVVIITMTTDNELLGLLHLASPSLPIGGFAWSAGLESAIELGWVNDETRLQAWLAVALQSLAHLDLPVLLRLYEALAAEQEQTMVYWNDFLRASRETRELLFEDKQQALALVRLLKGQGVEVAMLPAPPALMSAWALAARSWDLSARTAALGFAWSWLENQLAVAAKTLPLGQTSVQRLLLALKPGLIHALNVAERLDDNQLGLGLPGQVQASALHETQYSRLFRS
- the ureG gene encoding urease accessory protein UreG — its product is MSTHCLRVGVGGPVGSGKTALLRQLCAALRRHYSLAVVTNDIYTREDAEFLLRHQALEEDRILGVETGGCPHTAIREDASMNLAAIDTLQQRHPGLELVLVESGGDNLSATFSPELSDLTLYVIDVCAGDKIPRKGGPGITKSDLLIINKTDLAPMVNASLEVMDRDARRMRGARPFVFTNLIRGDGLFEIIRFIQQAGMLRPLPDDFAINGEPA
- a CDS encoding HupE/UreJ family protein; protein product: MNKTLVTLAALLPAAAFAHPGHGEGSLAAGLLHPVMGWDHLLAMVAVGMLAMADKEQQGWRLPLAFVAAMVAGATLGMAGLGLPAVEPVILASMVVLGGLLATNLAGAGRGLMLLCILFGLFHGNAHGLEAPASGSAMTFMAGFVLATGLLHGAGWLAARHLHDALLRVFGFAVAGVGLLAAI
- a CDS encoding NCS2 family permease; its protein translation is MLEQYFRLKELNTNVRQEVVAGITTFLTMAYIIFVNPAILSEAGMDYGAVFVATCLAAAVGCFIMGLAANYPIALAPGMGLNAFFTYTVVLTEGYSWQSALGAVFFSGCIFVLLSLFKVREWIINAIPKPLKLGIAAGIGLFLALVGLKSAGIIVDNPATLVGLGDVTGLQAGLAVLGFFLIIGMAARGMRGAVMIGILVITGLGLAFGDVEYQGIVSAPPSIMPTFLQLDIAGAFNVGMLSVIFAFLFVDLFDTSGTLIAVAQRAKLLDEQGRLPRLGRALLADSTASIAGSLLGTSTTTSYVESTAGVAVGGRSGLTAVVTGLLFIAAILFSPLAGMVPAYATAGALVYVAVLMLAQLAHLHWDDITEAVPAVVVLVMMPFTFSIANGIAFGFISFVAVKVLSGRAAEVSPVVWALAVLFALKFAFGV
- the asnS gene encoding asparagine--tRNA ligase — encoded protein: MTHASVTDVLAGKYAVGTPLTVKGWIRTRRDSKAGISFLAIHDGSCFNPVQAVVPENVANYQSEVVRLTTGCSVEVTGTVVESQGQGQDFELQATEVKVVGWVDDPDTYPMAAKRHSIEYLREYAHLRPRTNLIGAVARVRNCLSQALHRFFHENGYMWVATPIVTASDCEGAGEMFRVSTLDLHNLPRTDKGDIDFGEDFFGKEAFLTVSGQLNAETYACALSKVYTFGPTFRAENSNTSRHLAEFWMVEPELAFADLDDAARLAEDMLKYVFKAVLAERMDDMTFFAERVDKNAITRLQSFVEKDFAQVDYTDAVEILKQSGKQFEFPVEWGVDLSSEHERYLAEEHFKAPVVVKNYPKDIKAFYMKLNADGKTVAAMDVLAPGIGEIIGGSQREEVLEVLDARLEEMGLNKDDYGWYRDLRRYGTVPHAGFGLGFERLVAYVTGMGNVRDVIPFPRTPRNADF
- a CDS encoding L,D-transpeptidase family protein, encoding MARILFSLLLTATLLLSAQASARLLWHTEGALNEAGQQLQHLLLFDERTLAAMSPAERDDWLTQEWRAVLKARERFAQYTLPAHWRTEGFEQAIRQQHLTAYMADQAPDYHGYRELQRHYHRLANVTDYTPLPPGPEVRPGERDGAIPALRQRLAELGRHVPAPVGRADVLDPPLSETLAALQRAGGLEVTGGLNQATRALINRSPAELRAEIKTNLRRWLRLPPATRDYVLINIPSYRLTLVREGRPQLAMKVIVGRPDWPTPELATHIDALKVNPDWTPTANIVREDLLPAQQRDAGYLDRNGFAAWLPGENTPVLPSSIDWHRPPPGLRLVQQPGPANALGRLKFEMQNRHSVYLHDTPDKSLFGRDRRALSHGCVRLAEPDALASGLGWQVPEHERTQVLPPPERLPVYMVYFTAWSEGGSLVFAGDVYGKNRTANEAG
- a CDS encoding Flp family type IVb pilin, giving the protein MFIAKELLRLVNDEEGLTVVEYAIAGGLVAAGVVTAFVGLGGNVANVMTDLCTDLGTAAASTAGGTETCV
- a CDS encoding prepilin peptidase; its protein translation is MEQLPLLLFLMAVCWTDLTRHKIPNWLTLSFIPLALAFHALIGEGPAFALSGLVYSFIILFPFFVLRIFAGGDVKLGMAIATFTGWQVFLEGLLYGLIIGLPLVLVLAWRKVGWQGVKATFSRYGIILGTRRYLAPVDNEMAGLKVPYGPALALGAALAVILNKYQIYTLVS
- a CDS encoding ATPase AAA gives rise to the protein MYLPKPKTLADTGLSKELLFRLCLRHLQEEASLSLPLLAERLCLRGSIVEPLLQELKTLQLVEVRASGRMDEPIRFALTQKGQYEAQVLNERDGYIGPAPILLADYNRLVLAQSLGERSIRRERLEAALSDMVISDELVNVLGPALNSRRPLLIYGHAGTGKSFLCHRFNKVFDEHIYVPHAIAIQNTIIPVFDPLYHWRTEQNEAEQDARYIACRRPLVMVGGELKLDMLEVHFDRQSRQYSAPLQMKANNGVFLIDDLGRQGFSADELFNRWIVPMEERRDFLSLPNGLHFDIPFEQILVFSTNLDPESIADEAFLRRLGYKLQLQAMPEDLYRKIWNMNLEKYRLSATDEVFRVMVDKLHQGSNKPLIACYPRDILGIARDIMHFNGQANQPLNEEILTKAWHMYCVH